A window from Schistosoma haematobium chromosome 1, whole genome shotgun sequence encodes these proteins:
- the HS6ST1B gene encoding Heparan-sulfate 6-O-sulfotransferase 1-B (EggNog:ENOG410V4PS~COG:O) yields the protein MKEDKLFCICGLIVGIVLLFYVLSPYSPTCLLRSCIHNQNDRTGFLYAVPTTKTTKHLMTYTRDNSSNVSVLVFIHIQKTAGTLLERRLVKDGLVGKTCYCFVRRRCNCKTPSGDTWLVSRYSTGWVCGLHADLTELTECIDSKLNKVDHHIIKRRYIYFTLLRDPVDRFISEWQHIRRGATWHSATLRCNKQYPPLEHYKPCYFNEEIVENIPSNVSIKSVIDCPYNLASNRQTRMLANLSSLGCYKHLTKWSQPLNVAVLTHIPRVSLALLNSAKHNLVSIISCYGLSEYLIYSQYILQKCLHITFKRSFIEFNKISFMKQRLLFTHATIIRSNLNQSTLREIQDVNRLDIFLYNFAKQLFVYRLVNYLLFDSNIPLHFRRPLHTIWHNRPRSKSYIYLSYLLFSNPIINYHDANISSNAFSYRFNLFLTNLFIRKGSIPVSESILTSENKKWSDRLSYDFKI from the exons ATGAAGGAAGATAAGTTATTTTGCATCTGTGGACTAATCGTCGGGATCGTATTGCTGTTTTATGTATTGTCGCCTTATAGTCCGACATGCTTACTAAGAAGCTGTATCCATAATCAGAATGACCGTACAGGTTTTCTGTATGCTGTTCCAACTACAAAAACAACTAAGCATTTGATGACATATACGAGAGATAATTCAAGTAATGTGTCTGTGCTCGTCTTCATCCATATTCAGAAAACTGCCGGTACACTTCTAGAACGTCGTTTAGTTAAAGATGGTTTAGTGGGCAAAACATGTTACTGTTTTGTCAGAAGACGCTGTAATTGTAAAACGCCAAGTGGTGATACTTGGCTTGTCAGCAGATATTCTACAGGCTGGGTATGTGGACTTCATGCTGACTTAACTGAATTAACGGAATGTATTGACAGCAAACTAAACAAAGTGGACCATCATATTATTAAAAGAAG GTACATATATTTTACTTTGTTACGTGATCCTGTCGATCGTTTTATTAGTGAATGGCAACATATACGTCGCGGTGCTACATGGCATTCAGCTACTCTTCGATGTAATAAACAATACCCACCACTTGAACACTATAAACCATGTTATTTTAATGAAGAAATTGTCGAAAATATCCCGTCTAATGTATCCATTAAATCTGTTATAGATTGTCCTTACAATTTAGCAAGTAATCGTCAAACAAGAATGTTAGCAAACCTTTCTAGTCTAGGATGTTATAAACATTTAACGAAATGGTCTCAACCTCTTAATGTCGCAGTATTAACCCATATTCCACGAGTTTCATTAGCTCTTTTAAACAGTGCTAAACATAATCTTGTCAGTATTATCAGTTGTTATGGTTTAAGTGAATACTTAATTTATTCACAATACATATTACAAAAATGCTTACATATTACTTTTAAACgttcatttattgaatttaataaaatatctttTATGAAACAAAGATTATTGTTTACACATGCTACAATAATCCGTTCCAATTTAAATCAGTCTACTTTGCGTGAAATACAAGATGTAAATAGGCTAGATATTTTTCTGTACAATTTCGCCAAACAATTATTTGTGTATCGattagtaaattatttattatttgattcgAATATACCGCTGCATTTCAGACGACCTTTACACACTATTTGGCACAATAGACCTAGAtctaaatcatatatatatctaaGTTATTTACTGTTTTCCAATCCTATCATCAATTATCATGATGCTAATATCAGTAGTAATGCATTTTCATATCGTTTCAATTTATTTCTTACTAATTTGTTCATTCGTAAAGGTAGCATTCCAGTATCCGAGTCTATTTTAACCAGTGAAAATAAGAAATGGAGTGATCGACTTTCTTACGATTTTAAAATCTAG